In a single window of the Leptospira sanjuanensis genome:
- a CDS encoding host-nuclease inhibitor Gam family protein: MPKAKNSLNKTILVDLPDNRYRNLAEIAQAIQQLGETKRERERIKSRTDDEIAKLQLDLQDQMFPFDLKIQHIASGIKFFVDHHKTELFPDPEYRTCKFATGSLKLRRVPPSVKTRGTAKLFERILSENGLLEKFSNLIAKLSNVYLRVKLELNKEQILAEPLRAMQKIGIEFNEEAERLYIAPNETELEIEADEESVA; encoded by the coding sequence ATGCCTAAAGCTAAGAATTCGCTTAACAAAACAATCTTAGTCGATCTACCGGATAATCGTTATCGCAATCTTGCCGAAATCGCTCAGGCAATTCAGCAACTCGGCGAAACCAAGCGGGAAAGAGAACGAATCAAAAGTAGAACGGACGACGAGATCGCCAAACTTCAGTTAGACCTTCAAGATCAAATGTTTCCGTTCGATCTAAAAATCCAACATATCGCATCTGGAATCAAATTCTTCGTGGATCATCATAAGACAGAACTGTTTCCGGATCCCGAATATAGAACGTGTAAATTCGCAACGGGATCTTTGAAACTCAGAAGAGTCCCTCCTTCCGTAAAAACGAGAGGAACCGCAAAACTTTTCGAAAGGATTTTAAGTGAAAACGGTTTACTTGAAAAGTTCAGCAACCTGATTGCGAAGTTGAGCAACGTTTATCTCAGGGTTAAATTGGAGTTGAACAAAGAGCAAATTCTCGCGGAGCCGTTAAGAGCGATGCAAAAGATCGGAATCGAATTCAACGAAGAAGCGGAACGTCTCTACATCGCTCCGAACGAAACAGAACTTGAAATCGAAGCGGACGAGGAAAGCGTCGCTTAA
- a CDS encoding LIC13344 family protein: MKSVNSTAIAEKNPIANRNNLDPIVLSDIEEKMIVQIAEYVKEQFPTFDWRWDDHSEMHDKAVTSLFLVKNDIAQICEKNPNKIQEFIRILEYILEEEFEE; the protein is encoded by the coding sequence ATGAAATCAGTAAATTCAACGGCAATCGCTGAGAAAAATCCGATCGCAAACAGAAACAACCTGGACCCGATCGTTCTTTCCGACATCGAAGAAAAGATGATCGTTCAAATCGCGGAATACGTTAAGGAACAATTTCCCACTTTCGATTGGAGATGGGACGATCACAGCGAAATGCACGATAAGGCGGTCACTTCCCTTTTTCTTGTGAAAAACGACATCGCACAAATCTGCGAAAAGAACCCGAATAAGATTCAGGAGTTTATCAGAATTCTTGAATATATTTTGGAGGAGGAATTCGAAGAATGA